A DNA window from Drosophila virilis strain 15010-1051.87 chromosome 4, Dvir_AGI_RSII-ME, whole genome shotgun sequence contains the following coding sequences:
- the LOC138911294 gene encoding uncharacterized protein isoform X3, whose translation MENININDVSIATLKSWLALLNLPTEGTKTELMARLNKVPVDIRDDAAKELEVQRNKEQTIEAQNELQNIMQQQRDEIANGAEMLKLMRLEIEASRKFLEEFQVTVNRNSHIGGSDGGEQESEVGDLLQLEDGHTEERPRSTDGNAGAADYTGTDGNAGAADHAGAAGNAGAAGRIDESGNAVGGNLNNCIQTGAMMLAKEILLEFTGESEVRKWVMQFFNVAKIYRLNDMQQHLLCISKLKGGALKWLHADPMRIIAPIDEMLNQLVLAFGGGFSKSELRQKFEDRVWKPDEVFATYFSEKSILAQDINIDVEELMEGIIRGIPCENLRTQASMHCFTNPAQILRAFAAIKLPIKRVRNHVVKQTAQEAQADKQQRCYNCNVKGHWAKDCLKPKREAGSCYACGSKDHLIAGCPNKKYDMENKYNAL comes from the exons atggaaaatataaatataaatgacgtgtcaatagcgacattgaaaagttggttggcattactaaatttgccaacagagggtaccaaaactgagctgatggcgagattaaataaggtaccagtggatatccgagacgatgctgcaaaggaacttgaagttcaacgtaacaaggaacagacaattgaggctcaaaatgagttgcaaaacataatgcaacaacagcgtgacgaaatagcaaatggcgccgagatgctgaaattgatgcgtctcgaaattgaagcgtctcgaaaattcctagaagaatttcaagtaacggtgaaccgcaactcgcacatcggcgggagcgacgggggagagcaagaaagtgaagtcggcgatttattgcagctagaggatggtcacactgaagaaagaccacggtcgacggatggcaacgctggtgcagctgattacactggaacggatggcaacgctggtgcagctgatcacgctggtgcagcgggcaacgctggggcagctggaaggatcgacgaaagtggcaacgctgtcggaggcaacttaaataattgcatccaaactggagcgatgatgttagccaaggaaattttattagaatttactggagaaagtgaggtgcgtaaatgggtaatgcaattcttcaatgtggccaagatctacagactaaatgatatgcaacagcacttgctttgtataagcaaattgaaaggcggtgctttgaagtggttgcatgcagaccctatgcgcatcattgctccgattgacgagatgctaaatcaattggttttggccttcgggggaggattttcgaagtcggaactacgacagaagttcgaggatcgggtttggaaaccagatgaggtgttcgccacatattttagcgaaaaaagcatattggcacaggacatcaacattgatgtagaggagttaatggagggtattattcgaggcataccttgcgaaaacttgcgcactcaagctagtatgcattgctttaccaatccggctcaaattttacgtgcgtttgcagctataaagttgccaattaaacgggtacgaaaccatgtagtgaaacaaactgcacaggaagcacaggcggacaaacaacaacgttgctacaattgcaatgttaagggccattgggccaaagattgtttaaagcccaaacgggaggcaggatcttgctatgcgtgcggctcaaaggatcatttaatagcaggatgtccaaataaaaagtatgatatggaaaacaaatat aatgccttatag
- the LOC138911294 gene encoding uncharacterized protein isoform X1 produces the protein MENININDVSIATLKSWLALLNLPTEGTKTELMARLNKVPVDIRDDAAKELEVQRNKEQTIEAQNELQNIMQQQRDEIANGAEMLKLMRLEIEASRKFLEEFQVTVNRNSHIGGSDGGEQESEVGDLLQLEDGHTEERPRSTDGNAGAADYTGTDGNAGAADHAGAAGNAGAAGRIDESGNAVGGNLNNCIQTGAMMLAKEILLEFTGESEVRKWVMQFFNVAKIYRLNDMQQHLLCISKLKGGALKWLHADPMRIIAPIDEMLNQLVLAFGGGFSKSELRQKFEDRVWKPDEVFATYFSEKSILAQDINIDVEELMEGIIRGIPCENLRTQASMHCFTNPAQILRAFAAIKLPIKRVRNHVVKQTAQEAQADKQQRCYNCNVKGHWAKDCLKPKREAGSCYACGSKDHLIAGCPNKKMPYRLWQPYFIFKGKVCAIKSKAYARCKFVCRFK, from the exons atggaaaatataaatataaatgacgtgtcaatagcgacattgaaaagttggttggcattactaaatttgccaacagagggtaccaaaactgagctgatggcgagattaaataaggtaccagtggatatccgagacgatgctgcaaaggaacttgaagttcaacgtaacaaggaacagacaattgaggctcaaaatgagttgcaaaacataatgcaacaacagcgtgacgaaatagcaaatggcgccgagatgctgaaattgatgcgtctcgaaattgaagcgtctcgaaaattcctagaagaatttcaagtaacggtgaaccgcaactcgcacatcggcgggagcgacgggggagagcaagaaagtgaagtcggcgatttattgcagctagaggatggtcacactgaagaaagaccacggtcgacggatggcaacgctggtgcagctgattacactggaacggatggcaacgctggtgcagctgatcacgctggtgcagcgggcaacgctggggcagctggaaggatcgacgaaagtggcaacgctgtcggaggcaacttaaataattgcatccaaactggagcgatgatgttagccaaggaaattttattagaatttactggagaaagtgaggtgcgtaaatgggtaatgcaattcttcaatgtggccaagatctacagactaaatgatatgcaacagcacttgctttgtataagcaaattgaaaggcggtgctttgaagtggttgcatgcagaccctatgcgcatcattgctccgattgacgagatgctaaatcaattggttttggccttcgggggaggattttcgaagtcggaactacgacagaagttcgaggatcgggtttggaaaccagatgaggtgttcgccacatattttagcgaaaaaagcatattggcacaggacatcaacattgatgtagaggagttaatggagggtattattcgaggcataccttgcgaaaacttgcgcactcaagctagtatgcattgctttaccaatccggctcaaattttacgtgcgtttgcagctataaagttgccaattaaacgggtacgaaaccatgtagtgaaacaaactgcacaggaagcacaggcggacaaacaacaacgttgctacaattgcaatgttaagggccattgggccaaagattgtttaaagcccaaacgggaggcaggatcttgctatgcgtgcggctcaaaggatcatttaatagcaggatgtccaaataaaaa aatgccttatagactctggcagccctatttcatttttaaaggaaaagtttgtgccattaaaagtaaagcgtatgccagatgcaaattcgtatgtaggtttaaatga
- the LOC138911294 gene encoding uncharacterized protein isoform X2: MENININDVSIATLKSWLALLNLPTEGTKTELMARLNKVPVDIRDDAAKELEVQRNKEQTIEAQNELQNIMQQQRDEIANGAEMLKLMRLEIEASRKFLEEFQVTVNRNSHIGGSDGGEQESEVGDLLQLEDGHTEERPRSTDGNAGAADYTGTDGNAGAADHAGAAGNAGAAGRIDESGNAVGGNLNNCIQTGAMMLAKEILLEFTGESEHLLCISKLKGGALKWLHADPMRIIAPIDEMLNQLVLAFGGGFSKSELRQKFEDRVWKPDEVFATYFSEKSILAQDINIDVEELMEGIIRGIPCENLRTQASMHCFTNPAQILRAFAAIKLPIKRVRNHVVKQTAQEAQADKQQRCYNCNVKGHWAKDCLKPKREAGSCYACGSKDHLIAGCPNKKMPYRLWQPYFIFKGKVCAIKSKAYARCKFVCRFK, translated from the exons atggaaaatataaatataaatgacgtgtcaatagcgacattgaaaagttggttggcattactaaatttgccaacagagggtaccaaaactgagctgatggcgagattaaataaggtaccagtggatatccgagacgatgctgcaaaggaacttgaagttcaacgtaacaaggaacagacaattgaggctcaaaatgagttgcaaaacataatgcaacaacagcgtgacgaaatagcaaatggcgccgagatgctgaaattgatgcgtctcgaaattgaagcgtctcgaaaattcctagaagaatttcaagtaacggtgaaccgcaactcgcacatcggcgggagcgacgggggagagcaagaaagtgaagtcggcgatttattgcagctagaggatggtcacactgaagaaagaccacggtcgacggatggcaacgctggtgcagctgattacactggaacggatggcaacgctggtgcagctgatcacgctggtgcagcgggcaacgctggggcagctggaaggatcgacgaaagtggcaacgctgtcggaggcaacttaaataattgcatccaaactggagcgatgatgttagccaaggaaattttattagaatttactggagaaagtgag cacttgctttgtataagcaaattgaaaggcggtgctttgaagtggttgcatgcagaccctatgcgcatcattgctccgattgacgagatgctaaatcaattggttttggccttcgggggaggattttcgaagtcggaactacgacagaagttcgaggatcgggtttggaaaccagatgaggtgttcgccacatattttagcgaaaaaagcatattggcacaggacatcaacattgatgtagaggagttaatggagggtattattcgaggcataccttgcgaaaacttgcgcactcaagctagtatgcattgctttaccaatccggctcaaattttacgtgcgtttgcagctataaagttgccaattaaacgggtacgaaaccatgtagtgaaacaaactgcacaggaagcacaggcggacaaacaacaacgttgctacaattgcaatgttaagggccattgggccaaagattgtttaaagcccaaacgggaggcaggatcttgctatgcgtgcggctcaaaggatcatttaatagcaggatgtccaaataaaaa aatgccttatagactctggcagccctatttcatttttaaaggaaaagtttgtgccattaaaagtaaagcgtatgccagatgcaaattcgtatgtaggtttaaatga
- the LOC116651652 gene encoding protein FAM8A1-like produces the protein MDAAQKKVHAEKLAHEKPKVWSPKEAYFASLAEWAQQARAAQMLPNWLIFNYNEIYSQFGVLYQPMTLGARTVRPRFNAIRVLDDVHQRELVRRFGGTRVQVAPFWKRTLAEIVDALIAFILKVIVAFLFFHLFNIDFEKSVLSKTLKEESTFTTLFDLSMDIISLSYNLLAIILLTKLIVCFYECLWTTYNNGATPGKSLMNIRVVYVEAMLPLRLNAAPHFIFQLQREPFWALAYPGDTPCFMRSFLRAFVKNMVMTVFFPICVVLIFLKNNRTTYDIITKTAVIEGPSAERVHQLRPHQD, from the coding sequence ATGGACGCAGCACAGAAAAAAGTACACGCCGAGAAGCTAGCACACGAGAAGCCCAAAGTGTGGAGCCCAAAGGAGGCATATTTCGCCAGCCTGGCCGAGTGGGCGCAACAGGCCAGGGCCGCCCAAATGTTGCCCAACTGGCTGATCTTCAACTATAACGAGATCTATTCGCAGTTTGGTGTGCTGTACCAGCCAATGACACTGGGAGCAAGGACTGTGCGTCCGCGCTTCAATGCGATCCGCGTGCTGGACGATGTGCATCAACGGGAGCTGGTGCGTCGATTTGGCGGTACCCGAGTGCAGGTGGCGCCCTTCTGGAAGCGCACTCTCGCCGAGATTGTGGATGCACTGATCGCGTTTATATTGAAAGTGATTGTCGCATTTCTGTTCTTTCATTTGTTCAATATCGATTTCGAGAAGAGCGTCCTGAGCAAAACCCTCAAGGAGGAGAGCACGTTTACGACATTGTTCGATCTGTCCATGGACATTATATCGCTCTCCTACAATTTGCTGGCCATCATACTGCTAACCAAGCTGATTGTCTGCTTCTACGAGTGCCTCTGGACGACCTACAACAATGGCGCCACGCCCGGCAAATCCCTGATGAATATCCGTGTCGTCTATGTGGAGGCAATGTTGCCGCTGCGTCTAAATGCGGCGCCGCATTTCATATTCCAATTACAGCGCGAACCGTTCTGGGCCCTGGCTTATCCCGGCGATACGCCGTGTTTTATGAGATCTTTTCTGCGGGCATTTGTTAAAAACATGGTCATGACCGTATTCTTTCCCATCTGTGTGGTACTGATATTTTTGAAGAACAATCGCACCACCTACGATATTATAACAAAAACGGCCGTCATCGAGGGCCCCAGCGCCGAGCGAGTGCATCAGCTGCGCCCGCATCAGGATTAG